From Vigna unguiculata cultivar IT97K-499-35 chromosome 5, ASM411807v1, whole genome shotgun sequence, the proteins below share one genomic window:
- the LOC114184923 gene encoding scarecrow-like protein 27 produces the protein MKAVPLPFQEFRGNGVLDFASGAVAVSDSLLLPQQEQFLQRWNPHRENYCYVGIEPTSGLDLKRKTSPPTSSSTLSSSRGSSGCGGGCGSTDSTTGAGAPKVSTEKENNPPQAGLEVAQGRCGLGMEDWESVLSESSGQDNSILKLIMGDIEDPSLGLTKLLQGGSASQDVEFNGVGVGFSLVDQSSVLDPITSVNFVTNIDPSGHGNCSDFPFNSHTNVNSNISRVGSGVNPPNPGFPDSATNLSPVSLPQGVFQPQQQHPAMEPLDEKLQVLYPQFILNQNQTQFMANPGSVLPLNYAQLQEHHQLLPQPPAKRLNCGPNYQVPKAPFLDSGQELLLRRQQQQLQLLPHHLLQRSSMVVAPKQKMASPSGEDLATHQLQQAITEQLFKAAELIDAGNLELAHGILARLNHQLSPFGRPFQRAAFYFKEALQLGLHSNSNNSSMTFSPTGLLLKIGAYKSFSEISPVLQFANFTCNQALLEAVEGFDRIHIIDFDIGFGGQWSSFMQELALRNGGAPELRITAFVSPSHHDEIELSFTQENLKQYAGEINMSFELEILSFESLNSASWPQPLRDCEAVVVNMPIGSFSSNPSYLPLALRFVKQLMPKIVVTLDRSCDRTDAPFPQHLVFALQSYSGLLESLDAVNVHPDVLQMIEKYYLQPAMEKLVLGRHGFQERTLSWKNLLLSSGFSPLTFSNFTESQAECLVQRTPGKGFHVEKRQSSLVLCWQRKDLISVSTWRC, from the coding sequence ATGAAGGCCGTGCCCCTACCCTTTCAGGAATTTAGAGGAAACGGGGTGTTAGATTTTGCTTCTGGTGCTGTTGCTGTTTCAGATTCGCTGTTACTCCCACAGCAAGAGCAATTTCTGCAAAGGTGGAATCCCCACAGGGAAAACTATTGCTATGTGGGCATTGAGCCCACTTCTGGTTTGGACCTCAAAAGGAAAACAAGCCCTCCCACTTCCTCCTCTACACTGTCTTCTTCACGCGGCAGCAGCGGCTGCGGTGGAGGGTGCGGCTCGACCGATAGCACCACCGGCGCTGGAGCACCGAAGGTCTCGACTGAGAAGGAGAACAACCCACCTCAAGCAGGGTTAGAGGTTGCACAGGGAAGATGTGGGTTGGGAATGGAGGATTGGGAGAGTGTGTTGTCTGAGTCATCTGGTCAGGATAATTCCATTTTGAAATTGATTATGGGGGACATTGAGGACCCATCTCTGGGATTGACCAAGCTTTTGCAGGGTGGAAGCGCCTCTCAGGATGTTGAGTTCAATGGGGTTGGAGTGGGTTTTAGTTTGGTGGATCAAAGTTCTGTGCTTGATCCCATTACCAGTGTCAACTTTGTGACCAACATTGATCCCTCTGGTCATGGGAATTGTTCCGACTTCCCTTTCAATTCCCATACTAATGTTAACTCCAATATTTCCAGAGTTGGTTCTGGTGTGAATCCGCCTAACCCTGGGTTCCCTGATTCGGCTACCAATCTCTCACCAGTTTCACTCCCTCAGGGTGTTTTTCAGCCACAACAACAGCATCCAGCAATGGAACCTCTGGATGAGAAGCTGCAAGTTCTCTATCCCCAGTTTATTTTGAACCAAAATCAAACTCAGTTTATGGCAAACCCAGGTTCGGTTTTGCCTTTGAATTATGCTCAGTTGCAAGAACATCATCAGCTTCTCCCACAGCCTCCGGCAAAACGCCTGAATTGTGGCCCAAATTATCAGGTTCCTAAGGCACCCTTCTTGGACTCTGGCCAAGAGCTGTTACTACGGAGGCAGCAACAGCAGCTTCAACTGCTCCCTCACCATCTGCTGCAGAGGTCATCCATGGTGGTGGCCCCAAAGCAGAAAATGGCGAGCCCCAGCGGTGAAGATTTGGCAACCCACCAGCTTCAACAGGCTATAACTGAACAGCTTTTCAAGGCTGCAGAGCTGATCGATGCCGGTAATCTGGAACTCGCGCACGGGATATTGGCGCGGCTCAATCACCAACTTTCCCCCTTTGGGAGGCCTTTTCAGAGGGCTGCTTTTTATTTCAAAGAGGCCTTGCAATTAGGACTTCATTCAAATTCCAACAACAGTTCTATGACCTTCTCACCCACAGGCCTTCTGCTCAAAATTGGTGCTTACAAATCATTCTCAGAAATCTCACCAGTTCTGCAGTTTGCCAATTTCACTTGTAATCAAGCACTGCTTGAAGCTGTGGAAGGGTTTGATCGCATTCACATAATAGATTTTGATATTGGGTTTGGTGGACAGTGGTCTTCTTTCATGCAAGAGTTAGCACTGAGAAACGGAGGTGCACCTGAACTCAGGATCACAGCATTTGTGTCACCCTCCCACCATGATGAAATTGAGCTCAGTTTCACTCAGGAGAATTTGAAGCAATATGCTGGCGAGATAAACATGTCCTTTGAGCTTGAGATTTTGAGCTTTGAATCTTTAAATTCTGCCTCCTGGCCCCAGCCACTTCGTGATTGTGAAGCTGTGGTGGTTAACATGCCTATTGGCTCATTCTCAAGCAACCCATCATATCTTCCTTTGGCCCTTCGCTTTGTGAAGCAGCTCATGCCAAAAATTGTTGTTACATTGGATAGAAGTTGCGATCGAACTGATGCACCATTTCCTCAGCATCTGGTTTTTGCCCTTCAATCTTATTCAGGGCTGCTTGAATCACTTGATGCCGTTAATGTTCACCCAGATGTCCTTCAGATGATTGAGAAGTATTATCTTCAACCAGCAATGGAGAAGCTTGTTTTGGGCCGACATGGTTTTCAGGAAAGAACACTTTCTTGGAAAAACCTTCTCTTGTCATCTGGGTTTTCACCATTGACCTTCAGTAACTTCACAGAATCTCAAGCAGAGTGTTTGGTGCAGAGGACTCCTGGTAAGGGATTCCATGTTGAGAAAAGACAGTCTTCCCTGGTTCTTTGCTGGCAAAGGAAGGATCTCATCTCAGTTTCAACCTGGAGATGCTGA